One Clupea harengus chromosome 3, Ch_v2.0.2, whole genome shotgun sequence DNA window includes the following coding sequences:
- the LOC122132795 gene encoding fibulin-7-like yields MPPTREIALKTLFTRGTWNDLPSAVRSSDSVATGQANSSVIVPTTPAPVASRATLSDFVRASRCIHLQGSTHCTCEVGFALTGTENSMCTAGSYLCVCPPGYNLGRDNHSCQDIDECKTGQQNCTRGKVCVNTYGGYECVDAECPHFRNATYVKTSALYFLFAALLNLKGFTEFETELISLSTWKRETSGGAVPLLSVHSVPRRCERNPCMVWDKACMQAPNSVSFHYMAVVSNMSAPRVLFRVAAARLLGDTLRFGLLGNRGQRHFTVQRSGQTTGQLLLVSPPQGPDTLQAEVEMSELEKRKLLGRYVTKVTLFVSPYTF; encoded by the exons ATGCCACCGACA CGTGAGATTGCACTCAAGACTCTTTTCACTCGTGGTACctggaatgacctacctagtgcGGTCCGTTCCAGTGACAGCGTTG CGACTGGGCAGGCTAACAGCTCCGTTATCGTGCCAACCACCCCGGCTCCCGTCGCCTCTCGTGCCACCCTCTCGGACTTTGTGCGAGCGTCCCGGTGCATCCACCTGCAGGGCTCCACCCACTGCACCTGTGAGGTGGGGTTCGCTCTGACCGGCACTGAGAACAGCATGTGCACAG CAGGAAGttatctctgtgtctgccctCCCGGCTACAACCTCGGCCGAGACAACCACAGCTGCCAAG ATATTGATGAGTGTAAAACTGGGCAGCAGAACTGCACACGaggcaaggtgtgtgtgaacacatatggagggtatgagtgtgtggacGCAGAGTGCCCGCACTTCAGAAACGCTACCTACGTCAAGACCTCGGCTCT ATACTTTCTCTTCGCAGCACTGCTTAATTTGAAGGGGTTCACAGAATTTGAAACTGAATTAATTTCCCTTAGTACGTGGAAGAGGGAAACTTCTGGAGGTGCAGTTCCACTTTTAAGTGTTCACTCTGTCCCCAGGAGGTGCGAGCGAAACCCCTGCATGGTGTGGGACAAGGCTTGCATGCAGGCGCCCAACTCCGTGTCCTTCCACTACATGGCGGTGGTGTCCAACATGTCCGCCCCGCGCGTGCTGTTCCGTGTGGCTGCCGCCCGTCTGCTGGGGGACACGCTGCGCTTCGGGCTCCTGGGGAACCGGGGCCAGCGCCACTTCACCGTGCAGCGCTCGGGCCAGACGACGGGCCAGCTGCTGCTGGTCAGCCCCCCGCAGGGCCCGGACACACTGCAAGCGGAGGTGGAGATGAGCGAGCTGGAGAAACGCAAGTTGCTGGGTCGCTATGTCACCAAGGTTACCCTGTTTGTGTCACCGTATACCTTCTAG